TCGTATTGTATACATATAAAAATCCTTGTTAATTTTCTCTCAAATTTTCGCTCACTAATTTTTATACAAAAACTTGTCATATTATAGCAAATATCTTAACCTCTAATGGAGATGGTAAtagaaacaaaaatatattaactTGTTCAacttttgtttaaaaaaaattatgtatacAATATCTTTGTAGttctataattaatttatttcatgtattgattaattTACAATAATATATACATGCATGAGAAAAGCACCGTAATGTACTCTTCATATAGTGCCCCTTGGGTTTGTTTAGGTTCTGCTAGGGTTTCACTGCGCCGCTTCCATAGTTTCacattttttgtattttcttcgTTGAAgtctttttcatcttcttctactttcttctcttaatttcttttctgtttctaaTTCATCCCCACTTGGTTCCCTAATTTTTTTCCTCTCCCAAGTCATTCTTACGCTAgatttctttttcaattcaCTATGTTTTCTAATTCACTCATTCCATATATCTTTTATCTCTGGAATCATCAAATACCAATTCTGGTTTTCTCTATATCATGAGCAACAAATCAGATACTCAAAACTtgaaaagagaataaaaaaccAAACCTGAAACAACTTGCCAAAAATTTTGTGATAGGTTTCAAATGGAGGAATGGAGGTAACGTTACTGAAGATATCTTAAAGAAAATTTGTCTCAATGATATTGTTTCTGATGCTATGACGGTGGGGGATGCCAGCCTTCAAGTGATACCCAAAGAAATATGAAACTGTTCTCGTGGAATTATCGGGGTTTAGGGAGACCCCTGACAATCCacaatcttaaaaaaatttgcaaatCCTACTCCCCCGAGGTTGATTTTATCTGTGAAACAAAAATCAATCTTGACAAGTTGAAGGAAAACTAAGATCTTGTGATTTTAAGGAATGGTTTATTATAGATCCATATGGATTATCTGGGGGTTTGGCAATGGCATAGAGGGATGGTTGTACTGTTCATATTTTACAGCATGGTAGATTCTTCTTTGCAGCATCAGTTTTGACAGCTGGTTCTAATGATTCCTGTAGTGTTCTAGGTGTTTATCTCAGTTCAAATGATCAACATAGAATGGCTCAGTTTGCTAAATTAAATTCAGTCATCCAATAGTTCGATGGTAAGGTTGTGTTAATGGGTGATTTTAATGTCATTTTTAATCAATTGGAGAAAGCAGGTGGGGGTGTTAAATCTCCTTCTTCTATTGAAACCTTTAACAGTTTTATTAATGATAATTCCCTGATTGATATTGGTATGGTCAAAAAACCATTCACTTGGTCGAATAGGCGGAGTGGTGATGAGTTGATACAGGAAAGACTGGATCGATTTCTGGTAGGAGTTGATTGGCAGCAACTCTATCCCAATGCATCGGTTTTTAGACTGTCAGAATTAGGATCAAATCACTCCCCTCTTCTCTTAGACTCTAATATGAGAATTGAGAGATCTAAACAGCGATTCAAATTCCAAGAAAGATGGTGTTCCAATGATGAAATAAGGCAGATTATTAGAGAGGTTTGGCACGAATAGATTGATGGTTCAGCCATGTATATCCTAgctcaaaaaataaaacattgtCAGCATAAGATTGTCAGATGGCAGCAAGAACATAGATCTAATTCAAAGGTGGAGATTGATTTACTACAGTCTGAATTAGAGGAATTTCGTTTAGCAGGAATTTATGGAGGCGACATCATTTTAGAAATAGAGGACAAACTTGAGAAAGCATCACGAAATAAGGAATCTTATTGGAAAGATAAGTCCAAAGTCAAATGGCTCAAATCCGATGATTAAAATACAACTttcttccatcagaaatttagaaatcaaaccCGAAGAAATAAAATTTGGCAACTAACTGGCAGTGATGGTGAAGTGGCTACTTCAAATGCTGGTATTGCTTATATGGCTAAATCTTATTTCAAGGACATCTTCTCCTCCACTTGACATGAGAATCCTGAACCTTTGTTTACTGATTTTGAACCTAAGGTTACAGGTCACATGAACCGTGGACTTCAAAGACCAGTGACTATGGAAGAAGTAAAACGTGCAATATTTAGCATTCATCCTCAAAGTGCTCTAAGAGATGATGGTATGACAGCAAAATATTTTCAAAGCTTCTGGAACATACTTAGTGGTGATGTTTTCGAGCAGTTAAAAGCTTCTTTTCAGGGGGTAAAATTTTGAAGGGTTTTAACCACACTTAGATCTGTCTTATTTCCAAGATTTCTGATGCTAAAAATATGATTCAGGTAAGACCAATAAGCCTATCCTTAGTCTTTTACAAGATTATCTCTAAAGTACTTGTACATAGACTTTAGGGTATGATGAATAGACTAATCATCCCTATGCAGAGTGCTTTTATTAAAGGCAGATTAATCTTTGATAATATCCTTATTGCTCATGAGTGTACGCATTActtgaagaaaaaaaagggacTCGAAAATGAAATGGCGCTAAAATTAGATATGAGTAAGGCATATGATAGGGTGGAATGGCACTTTCTTTGGTTTATATTGGAGAAGTTTGGTTTTAACTCCCGGTGGATCATGTGGATTCAAGAATTAGTGACAACTGTTTCTTATTTTGTCATTGTGGAAGGACAACCCTATGGTTTCTTCAAACCAAGTAGAGGTATTCGACAAAGAGATCCTCTATCTccctatctttttcttttttgtgcaGATGGTCTCTCCTTCTTGCTACACAAGGCAAAACAAAACAGACTAATTCAGGGTCTTCAGATAAATAGGTGATGTCCTAAGGTCAACCATCTCCTCTTTGTTGATGATTTCATCTTATTCTGTAAGGCTAATCCTGAAGCATGTTCAAACATCATGCATTTATTGAATTCTTATGAAAGCATAAGTGGCCAAAGGGTAAATCTTAATAAATCTGCTATATTCTTTAAACACAACACTCCCTCCACTACTAGTATACTGCTGGCTAACTCTATGAATATTAATCATATTGGGGCCCAGGATAGATACCTTGGTTTGCCTTCTACAGTCTCTAAATCAAAAAAGACTTCTTTTAGTACGATCAAAGAGAAGGTTCGGAAAAGAATCCAAGGGTGGAAGCACAATCTTCTATCGTCGGGTAGTAGATAGGTATTGCTTAAAGCAGTGGGAGAAGCTATTCCTATTTATACATTGTCTTGCTTCAAGTTGCCTGATgttttaatttcagaaatttaTTCTCTACTTTCTCAGTTCTGGTGGGGACATAAAGGTTCTGAAAGGTGGATATCTTGGATTAGCTGAGACACTATGACTCGCCCACGAAGAGAAGGAGGCCTTGGATTTAAAGATCTCATAATCTAAAATCTGGCGCTTTTAGGCAAATAATTTTGGCAACTCATAACACAGCATACTTCCCTATTATCCAAAATCTTAAGAGGAAAATACTTTAGCAATGGTAATGCTATAACTGCAAAAATTGAAGTCTTACCTTCTTGGGGATGGAGGAGCATACTGGAAGGCCGAAAGATTGTTGAAAAAGGTCTTAACTGGACTATGGGTACTAGAGAGAATATCTGAACCTTTGAGGATCCTTGGCTACTTCTTCCGTATCCTTTAATGATTTCTGGCATGTCAAACATACAGGCTATTTCTGAGTTGGTTCCAAGAGTTAAAGACCTAATTACTAAAAATAGGAATTGGAATCAAAATCtcattcaagaattatttttccAAGACATTGCAGACAGGATTTTGTCAATTAAAATTTAGCAGAGTAGGAACAAATTGCAATGGGATTTGAACAAATCCAAGCAATATGATACAGTTTCAGGTTACAAAATTGGCTATTTATTTCACCATCCACCTCTGGAGCTTTGTCCTAATTATATACAGCAGAAAAAATCACGGATTGATCTATGGAAGTTGAACTTGCCTTACAAAATTAAGCTATATATCTGGAAAACTCTCCATGGTCGGCTTCTGTGCTTGCTCAGATTCACCACCGCATCCCATCTATATCGCTAATATACCCCTGCTGTCATGAAGCAATAGAAACAATCACTCATTGTTTGATCCATTGCTCTAAAATCAAAGAAGTATGGTCTCAGAGTTATCTTCGTGACTGTCTTCCCCCTCAGAGCCCTAACGACTTTTGGACATAGTGGACTGCATCAACAGAGATGCTTAACCCGCTGAAGAAGGATGACCGTAATCCTCAATTGCTTCCCATCATTTGCTGGAACTGCTGGAAAGCTcgcaactaattaatttttgaagGTTCTACTTCAACGCCGTCTGCCACTCTAGCAAGCTCTGTCAAGTTGCTCCGTGAAATCCAAAGAACTCGCAGTTTAGATCCTCATCTTCATGAGGCAATCTCTTAGTTtcattcaatttgatttatcattctttcttctttaagttttttttcgttttttgaCCATGCACCATTGGATGAATATCTTCAGTGTATTGTTTTGGCAaatctctattttttattatgttgttCTGCTTTTGAacatctttatattttatttttcaataattactaaaatataaCCTACTATCTTTGAAAAATAAATGAGAAAATCACCGTAATAAACTTTCATAGCTCTATGATAGAAAAACATTTTGATAAACTGAAAAGTAAAAcaagtattttaaaatttgttttgaaaccTAGAATATGCCACCTTTGTGTGATCTTTTGCAGGCTATTTTGACCTTTTGCATTATGGTCTaataattttgataataaatgTAACACTCTACCACActaagctttacgcttaagtcgtaaaacagaggtggtgtggtattacgacctctaaaataaaatgagtacaTTTAATAGCAGAAGAAAACCATAAACAGAAGTAGGAATAGAgtgccaaagatacaaaataacaagctcctaactcagtcTGTGAAGTCAAGACtagccggagaatatttacacatatatacatacatatcccAAAACCCAAAAGTACATATACACAATCCTGCCTCTCCACAAACCTCTAGGAAGATCAAAAGAACAAGTTATGCGGAGAGAACACCAAGTACATATATACACATCATAGCATAACAAAATAACCCTGTAACCACTCCGCTTCAAGAGTCCAGATGTctaacgagatgcctctcgacctgcatctcaaaaataacaacatagtatggaatgagaaccggagattctcaatatggtaaaggtgccacacacataatatataaggtcctgggaatgccagaggtaatcctagaacgccgacactcagattatagagcttaaagtattaaatagGAGCTATAAAAGGTGATtttctaataatatttaaacctaacttaaccttaaatctaaGTTCCATACTGCCATTCCTCCATACCTCCAACTCCATCATGCATTTTCACAGACAGATAGACAGATAAAGGcaagcacaagaaggttacaGTTACTGCAGGTAACAAATACACATTTAACATGGCAAGTACATATAGGCACACCCAAATAAAGCACAAGCAggtaattcaagtaatatgcatatgatgcatgcctgtcctatagctgatgaggctcatctgtcatttatccagccaacccgacaagtctaaattgtacttagactgtcccccgacgtgaatccccaagagtctatgcatagctttatctcaaataatcaatattgctcaacggGGGTAACATTCCTgagaatttatatagtgcccggtcacacttacgtcgtagggtcaacagagtatcgagtttttaacctggtacacgtggtggcaagccatggCACTTAAACCAGagaatctcgtatctcagatcattcaaattcataagccatataaataaatcaattataattcatcaacatccacatcattctcaatcgcatctcattcatcatcatacattaATCATATTCAATCCTCATGCTTCATTGTCACACCTCCCATTCCGTCCATCAATAGTTCCATttcaaaacataatttattcttttctaaatgaatcaaacttaaaacatactcattttcttaataactcaaaatcaaaccatataacctttgaatataaatctttttaaataatcatataaacaaaatctctaatttttataaaatttcggcagcatctcctctaaaactcggactttgctACCTTTTTCGGGTTCAAACctgctttttttttcatttcaacatacccttcctcatcatcataacaatcaccacaataaatctaccttagatcaacaattatactcctacaatattcaaatccaacaaccaaaattcaactaaggaTCATAGTTCACTAATCCTAGGCTTCTAACACAAAATACCTCATTATCACAACAACTTCCACAATAGTTatacctcaaatcaataatttaCCAAATCATTAGTTAATCAACAAGCACCAACCAACCATGTCCTTCAACAATAACATTCAACCATAATTCTCTTCAAATTAACATAACAACATTcaccatccaaaattaataactaattatccaataaacttcaaccaaatatattcatcgacaaattactaaacattaaacatacacctgcattccaacttatcctatggtcatctagcctaagttttcacagaacattatatattaaatgcagaaaacctaaaccataccttggccgtctccacgtaacgaccaaagcaaattatttaaaaccaaggcagccccttcaaaattcaactaatcagcttcctccaagttccaatattcacaatttcaagcgccaattatttattcacaacataatacacattcataacatatatatatccaatttaatactcaaagctcaaatttaataaaattaaactaaaattatcgtatcctcaccttacccaagcttcacataagcaagagtgaacatttttctcaagctaattggatcctaaaacatcagaaatcaaagaaattcaaccTTTCCattgaaaattcgaaaattgggGGAAAAGAGGGCTGAGAGTGATTAAACAAGTTACCAGTGAAATTGTTCTGGTAGAAATGTAGAGCTCGATACGGTAAACGcgtgtggccgcaaacggtgcggtgATTGGAGCTCAGACGGAGAAGTTACGGGGATCGGAATGTTACCATATGGGTTTCGGGAGCTTTCGTTCTCCCTAGAAGCGTTTCACACTACTGCTGCCAAATGAGGGAAAGGCACTGTTGGGTTCACTTAAAAGGGCTGGTCCAGTTGGACCGATAGCCCAGTTGGACCGATAGCCCGGTTCAGGTCCGATTCAACCGGTTCGGCCcattcggtccaatcttggaccGTTTTCttcgaaattagtgtcaaaattctcgtttcgatgagctctatcctaatttaatataattttcacatttctaatcttccttattaaaaactaatttattgactaattatctactaatttaaccggggtttacaataaaaatatcttataatTCAAGAGGGGAAAATGCATGCATTATATGAGCGACCATTAGTTACTAAAAAATTTGGCATAAGTAGAAAAATGCtagaagaaacaaaataattattatcTTCGTGACTGTCTTCCTCCTCAGAGCCCTAACGACTTTTGGACATAGTGGACTGCATCAACAGAGATGCTTAACCCGTTGAAAAATGCTGACTGTAATCCTCAATTGCTTGCCATCATTTGCTGGAACTGCTGAAAAGCTCGCAACCAGTTAATTTTTGAAGGTTCTACTTCAATACCGTCTGCCATTCTAGCAAGCTCTGTCAAGTTGCtccatgaaatccaaagaactCGCAGTTTAGATCCTCATTTTCATGAGGCAATCTCTTAGTTtcattcaatttgatttatcattctttcttctttaagaTTTTTCTTCGTTTTTCGACCATGCACCATTGGATGAATATTTTTAGTGTATTATTTTGGCAaatctctattttttattatactgTTCTGCTTTTGaatatctttatattttatttttcaataattaataaaatataacctACTATCTTTGAAAAATAAATGAGAAAAGCACCGTAATAAACTATCATAGCTCTgtcatagaaaaatattttgataaactGAAAAGTaaaacaattattttaaaatttatttttgaaaccTAGTATATGCCACCTTTGTGTGATCTTTTGCAGGCTATTTTGACCTTTTGCATTATGATCTaataattttgataataaaaatatcttataatCCAAGAGGGGAAAAGGCATGCATTATATGAGTGACCATTAGTTACTAGGGGTGTAATCGGCTCCGTTCGGTTCAGTTTTGGACCGAAAATCAATCGAACCGACCTGATCGATTCTACAAAGAGGCCAACCATTCGGTTGGTTGCTGTTTGAACAACCGAACCGAACCAAATCGAACCAACAGTAGTTTGGTTCAGTcggttttttggtttttttaaaCCTAATTATCAGAATTTAAAATGCcataaaatgaaatttaaaacCTTCAATAAACTAGAATAACAAGAGTATATCACATCCAAATCCAATACAAATTCAACTTAATTAAACATTTAACAAAGACAATTAAAAATGTCTagcaaaacaacaaaaataaacatagTTTAAACCGAAACATTCactttaaaacaaataaaaaccaAACAGCCACCATGTTTAATCTGAATCCACACCAGACTCATCCTCATCTTCTCCGGTTGGTGCAATTtctacaaaaataaaacaagaaaatcaatatagattataaaaataatatagattataaattataaacatAAACCATGAAAGGAACTACAAATTTCTTTTTTGCATACTTAATTCAAGTTTCTCAAACTCTTCAATAAGCTCTTCAAAATCAGTTGTCATTGGAGAAGCACGAAGCCAATTTTGTGTGCATATCGATGCCTCAACTGTCTTTGGAGTTAAAGAACTCCTATAGTTGTTAAGCACTCTTCCACCAGTGCTAAAAGCTTATTCTGAAGCAACAGTCGAGACCGGCATTGCTAAGACATCTCTAGCTATTTGGGATAAGATAGGATACTTGCTAGAATATTTACCTTCCACCAATTCAATATGTCAAAAGTATTTTGATCACGAGGCTTCTCTAAACCATCCATCAAATACAAATCCACCTCATTCTTGTTGAtgatctcatgaaaatgcactTCCTTGAAAAAATCACCAGCCATGTCGCCATCAGGTACTCCCACATCTGATGCACCATCCATTGTTGCTGAAGTAAAAGATCTACCCCCATTATTTGCACTCACATAGCATTTAAACATGTTGGAGAAGGTCTCTTTCACTTTTGCACCCAAAAAATCAGCATCATCCTTATCATATAGCTTTTCAAAGCAAAAGTTCACAAACTTAAACTTGTATCTAGGATCAAGAACCACAGCAACAAAAATCAtcatattgatattttttacgTTACCCCAGTACTTGTCATACTTAAACTTCATCCTCTCAGCCATACTCCCAAGTAATGGATCTCGACTACCACAAGAAGCCTTGAACATTCGCAAAATATTACAAAACTCATGAAAATATTGAGAAGAAGTCACAAGCAAACTACCAGACACACTCTTTGTAACAtcatgaaaaattttcaagaatttCATAAAGTGTTTTGCATTGTCCCAATCAATATTCCTCGGAATACCACCTTGCATTAGAGCATATTCTTTATCTCTCTCCCCTAGCCTCTTGAACGCCTTTTGAAACTTCAAACCACTTTCAAGCATGGTGTATGTAGAATTCTATCTAGTGGGAACATCGAGTTGAACAGTACACTTGTCTTGTATCCTAGCTTCCtttatgaaatttttgaacCTATTCATGCGACTAGGGGAAGCACGCACATATCTAATAGTATTTCTTATCTTGCTAATAGATTCATGCATCTCTTTCAATCCATCATTAACAACACGATTAAGAATATGTGCACAACACATAACATACAAATGCTCTCCTTTCAAAGGATGTAAATTCCAATCCTCCATTCTAgttcttagataagatattgCAGTATCATTAGAACTAGCATTATCAACAGTAATTGTGAACACTCTAGATATCCCCCACCCCAAAAGATATCTCTCAATTTTTCTACCAATTGTTTCTCCCTTGTGATTTTTAATAAGACAAAAATTGATAATCCTCTTTTGCAATTTCCAATCATGATCAATGTAATGAGCAGTGAGACACATATAATTCAGATTTCCAATCATGATCAATTGATAATCCTCTTTTGCAAGGGCTTTTCTACACATTTCAGCATCAAAAGTAACTGCAGTAAATACCCTTTCACCCTCTTTTTTTGTTGGAAGGTAAGGATTGTTTGACTAGGGTCACCCGAGTCCCTAGAAAACTTTTTACATTGATTCAATAAATGATAACGCATATTAGTTGTACCATTTCTATTAGAGTCACATGCATATGATGCACCACACCAATTACATTTAGCCCTAGGATGTGATGGCTTGGACTTAGGATCCTTTGTAAAGTGTTCCCAAGTCCAAGATCTAGGTCTAGAAGGTTTTTTGTTACCTTCATTGGCTTCATCCGTGCCATCCTCTTCATCAGTGTCCACATTGCTTGAAGCTTGATTTGTAGGAGTTGCTCCCGAAGTTGCACCCACATTAGTTGAATCAACATTCCTCTTCTATGATCTAGGATGGGGCGGGGGTTTGGTAAGCACGCCGCTGTCCATTGAAGAACACACCATGGACTCGatgaatgtcctttatttggatctttgattggcttaggctagtgagtgtgagtgtcatccaagagtgggaagactttgggacattggttgagataaaagggtgtttgtgttttgtatttttatattggggaattagtacatactcatgtattaatcaaatgttagaccttatgcattaatgttcttgcatataaaaaatgagaaaaagaaaagaaaaagaaaagaaaaataatatggaaaagaaaaaatgtatataaaaaaaaagaaaaaaaaaagagaaaagcaataaaggggacaaaatgccccaaagtgaagctcaataagaatcaatgcataagtgttgtgaaatgaaaagaaaatgcatgagtatgtgaaaaagtgaggaatgggtagttagatgagtacttaattgtataggtcattatatagggtaggtgggaaagtttaagttaatcaaagattcaaatcctaagtccactagccatatatgatcctaccttgaccctagccccattacaacctaaagaaaagacctcatgatacatgtatgcatgcattgaataattgttgattgttagatgaaaaacgaatcttagaaagcatgattgggggagaattgagtgaatcaaccccaaacaccgagcgactagagtgcaaacacttccggtgagggttcgatgctcaattccatgattcccggctttcataagctttcttcttgcaagtctatttgaacttcaatttttatatttgaattggtaggattcatgaatcgttatatgatcttagCCCTACCCGTTTATACATGcacttggaggattgatttatttttaaccaagtaggtaaaaccattttgcatttagttgcatatagtttaggttGCATATAGCTCATTTACATAGAATAGatgttgatgccctttgctttctcttggcttaagcatgaggacatgcttgatttaagtgtggggaggttgacaaaccccaatttgatggtttatcttgtattgaatttaggggattttatcaccttttacccacatttattcaatgaaatagcatggttttgtatattctcctttaattgtgcttaagagtgaaaacatgctttttaggacttaaaatagctaaatttaattctccttgattccattagatgccttgatatgtttgctaagtgatttcagatttagaaggcaaagattggatcaagggaatgaagaaagaagcatgaaaagttggagaattcatgaagaaatgaaagaaccggaaagctgtcaagccgacctcttcgcacttaaacgaccataacttgagctacagaggtccaaatgatgcggttccagttgggttagaaagctaacatccggggcttcgaaacgatataagatttgctatagttgctacacgtatggtggcacgcacgcgcaaagtacgcgcacgcgccgttgctgccacctagttcacttaaagcaacatgtcgccagcgattttagaagccttgtgggcccaatccaactcatttctgatgctatttaagccaaggattgaaggggaatcaacatactctCATAatttacatgttagttaccattagtttagtttagtagttagagttagtttctagagagagaagctctcacttctctctagaattaggattatgattaggtttagttcttagatttagatttagattcatcttcttctacttctatcttctcaattccttgttgttacattcattcttcttccattcttttattgcaatttcctttatgttgttcttatattttgttgtagatctagtattgtttcttctactttcttccaattcaataaaaggtaattcataataaatgtgtttcttttgattgttgttgttaattcctttcaataaatgttgttagattctattcttgttgtcaatttgctttgcttttcttttgtgccttccaagtgtttgatgaaatgcttggttggattttagtgtaggttttgttcctcttggcctaggtagagtaattagtgactcttgagttatctaattcctttgttgattgataattagaagttgctaattgatttgaatgcctctaaagctagtctttcctttaggagttgattaggacttgaggaatcaaattgattcatccacttgactttcctccatggttagaggttaactaagtgggagcaatggacaatttgttatcacaattgaagaggataactaggataggacttctaattctcatatcttgccaagagctttgttagttgttagtttattttcttgccatttatatttcttgtccaaaatcttaaaaaccccaatcataactcacaaccaataacaagacactttattgtaaatcctagggagaacgacccgaggtttgaatacttcggtttataaattttaggggtttgtacttgtgacaaacaaatttttgta
Above is a genomic segment from Arachis stenosperma cultivar V10309 chromosome 1, arast.V10309.gnm1.PFL2, whole genome shotgun sequence containing:
- the LOC130975909 gene encoding zinc finger BED domain-containing protein RICESLEEPER 2-like codes for the protein MLESGLKFQKAFKRLGERDKEYALMQGGIPRNIDWDNAKHFMKFLKIFHDVTKSVSGSLLVTSSQYFHEFCNILRMFKASCGSRDPLLGSMAERMKFKYDKYWGNVKNINMMIFVAVVLDPRYKFKFVNFCFEKLYDKDDADFLGAKVKETFSNMFKCYVSANNGGRSFTSATMDGASDVGVPDGDMAGDFFKEVHFHEIINKNEVDLYLMDGLEKPRDQNTFDILNWWKTVEASICTQNWLRASPMTTDFEELIEEFEKLELKIAPTGEDEDESGVDSD